A window from Synechococcus sp. RSCCF101 encodes these proteins:
- a CDS encoding Hpt domain-containing protein, with protein MAFDPSGPDAAPGSASTVLDPAIWQELRSLFEGDEAGLADLVRTFADDSQRTLDRLADPGLPAERWRAGLHRLRSASAGIGAAALSALCADLEAGEPPGPDCPGPLLERLRREREAALRALGGATGDPSETQETDPG; from the coding sequence ATGGCCTTTGACCCCTCAGGCCCGGATGCCGCTCCGGGTTCAGCGTCAACCGTGCTCGATCCAGCCATCTGGCAGGAGCTCAGGAGTCTCTTCGAAGGGGATGAGGCCGGCCTGGCGGATCTGGTGCGCACCTTCGCCGACGACTCGCAGCGAACCCTGGATCGGCTGGCGGATCCAGGTCTGCCCGCCGAACGCTGGCGGGCCGGTCTGCATCGGCTGCGCTCAGCCAGCGCCGGCATCGGTGCGGCGGCCCTGTCGGCGCTCTGCGCCGACCTGGAGGCCGGCGAGCCCCCCGGCCCCGACTGTCCTGGCCCGCTGCTGGAGCGCCTCCGTCGCGAGCGTGAGGCGGCCCTGCGCGCCCTGGGCGGAGCGACAGGGGATCCGTCCGAGACGCAGGAGACCGACCCCGGCTGA
- a CDS encoding response regulator → MGQSSDEVIASLRHSLGTLEAALSVVDEALVITSRANAIEWCNTAFEELAGRRRMFLLGSDLCTILEDIHSPENAEACGLFLADFRTLNTGARVFQLNPGLPWETVSLTWAPVWIPGRESLITAIRNISDLARSERQLRQANDTLEEQVRRRTAELRSARDEAVAANRAKTIFLANMSHEIRTPMNAVIGMSELLMDTSLDERQQELVDTLHTSGEHLLALISDILDISRIQADRMELCERRFDLRSLLDDCLALIQPLAESKGLQLRRTGPELWPPPLLGDRMRLRQILVNLLSNAVKYTETGWLKLEVEAPPATGERQDLRLVVSDSGIGIRREFLAVIFEDFSRDVKAEVKGGSTGLGLAISRRLTELMGGRIEAASTPGQGSVFTVSLALPLAGPAADAPAAAEPGEGGNAPLEDDFSDLRLLVAEDNPVNQRVIQLMLRKLGIEAALVSDGAEVLTWLESHRADVVLMDIEMPEMDGLEATRRLRRRPGPQPYVIALTAYSFNSQRQGCLAAGMNDFLSKPIKAAQLRDAFRRYRDAEAVPARPSAPPND, encoded by the coding sequence ATGGGCCAGTCCAGCGACGAGGTCATCGCCAGCCTGCGCCACAGCCTCGGCACGCTCGAGGCGGCGCTGAGCGTAGTGGATGAGGCCCTGGTGATCACCAGCCGGGCCAATGCGATCGAGTGGTGCAACACGGCCTTCGAGGAGCTGGCCGGCCGGCGGCGCATGTTCCTGCTCGGTAGCGATCTCTGCACCATCCTCGAAGACATTCACAGCCCGGAGAATGCGGAAGCCTGCGGGCTGTTCCTCGCCGATTTCCGCACCCTCAACACCGGCGCACGGGTGTTTCAGCTCAATCCCGGTCTGCCCTGGGAAACGGTGTCCCTCACCTGGGCGCCGGTGTGGATCCCGGGCCGGGAGAGCCTGATCACGGCCATCCGCAACATCAGCGACCTGGCCCGCAGCGAGCGGCAGCTGCGGCAGGCCAACGACACCCTCGAGGAGCAGGTGCGGCGCCGCACCGCCGAGCTGCGTTCCGCCCGCGACGAAGCGGTGGCCGCCAACCGGGCCAAGACCATCTTCCTGGCCAACATGAGTCATGAGATCCGCACGCCGATGAATGCCGTGATCGGCATGAGCGAGCTCCTCATGGACACCTCGCTCGACGAGCGTCAGCAGGAACTGGTCGACACCCTGCACACCAGCGGTGAGCACCTGCTGGCCCTGATCTCCGACATCCTCGACATCAGCCGCATCCAGGCCGATCGCATGGAACTGTGCGAGCGGCGCTTCGACCTGCGCTCGCTGCTCGACGACTGCCTCGCCCTGATCCAGCCGCTGGCGGAGAGCAAGGGCCTGCAGCTCCGCCGCACGGGTCCCGAGCTCTGGCCTCCGCCGCTGCTGGGGGACCGGATGCGTCTGCGCCAGATCCTGGTGAATCTGCTCAGCAATGCGGTGAAGTACACCGAAACCGGCTGGCTGAAGCTGGAGGTGGAGGCCCCGCCTGCAACAGGCGAGCGTCAGGATCTGCGGCTGGTGGTGAGCGACAGCGGCATCGGCATCCGCCGGGAGTTCCTCGCCGTGATCTTCGAGGACTTCTCCCGCGATGTGAAGGCCGAGGTCAAGGGCGGCAGCACGGGCCTGGGCCTGGCCATCAGCCGCCGGCTCACCGAGCTGATGGGCGGCCGCATCGAGGCGGCGTCCACCCCCGGTCAGGGCAGCGTCTTCACGGTCTCCCTGGCCCTGCCGCTCGCCGGGCCGGCGGCTGACGCCCCGGCTGCGGCGGAACCCGGCGAGGGCGGGAACGCTCCTCTGGAGGACGACTTCTCCGACCTGCGGCTGCTGGTGGCGGAGGACAACCCGGTCAACCAGCGGGTGATCCAGCTCATGCTCCGGAAACTCGGGATCGAGGCGGCCCTCGTGAGCGATGGCGCCGAAGTGCTCACCTGGCTGGAGAGCCACAGAGCCGATGTGGTGCTGATGGACATCGAGATGCCGGAGATGGATGGCCTGGAGGCCACGCGCCGGTTGCGGCGGCGGCCGGGGCCCCAGCCCTACGTGATCGCCCTGACGGCCTATTCCTTCAACTCCCAGCGGCAGGGCTGCCTCGCCGCCGGCATGAACGACTTCCTCTCCAAGCCGATCAAGGCCGCTCAGCTGCGCGACGCCTTCCGCCGCTACCGCGACGCCGAGGCGGTCCCGGCCCGTCCCTCCGCACCCCCGAACGATTGA
- a CDS encoding PP2C family protein-serine/threonine phosphatase: MEPAACRIDAPPVLVVDDDPVHRRITAARLSRNGQRVLDAGSGPEALELARTGGPPAVVLCDWEMEGMDGLQVCSAFKADPALSGCHFILLTARSGEPDRIRGLDCGADDFLSKPISQEELMARVRCGLRLHDAAERLRLLSADLQAQHSLMETEIQAAARYVQQLLPVRLEGDVQVVGRFQPCFHLGGDAYDSFWVDRHHLVLYILDVSGHGLAAALPSVSVVNLLRSGSLRVPLTRPAAVLCELNRRFEMEEQGGRYFTIWYGVFDRRSRLLRYSSAGHPPGLLLRGAPHVQPLSTRNLPVGLLENAEYDEGRCRIERDSRLLLYSDGLYECDAEDRTPLGLIGLEDLAARLPETDPGLALDHLFAEVSRRLGAAPFSDDASALLARFAG, encoded by the coding sequence ATGGAGCCCGCGGCCTGCCGGATCGATGCCCCCCCGGTGCTCGTGGTTGATGACGACCCGGTGCACCGGCGCATCACCGCGGCCCGCCTCAGCCGCAACGGTCAGCGGGTGCTCGATGCCGGATCCGGTCCTGAGGCGCTCGAACTGGCCCGCACCGGCGGCCCGCCTGCCGTGGTGCTCTGCGACTGGGAGATGGAGGGGATGGATGGCCTCCAGGTCTGCTCGGCCTTCAAGGCCGATCCCGCCCTGAGCGGCTGCCACTTCATCCTGCTCACCGCCCGCTCGGGCGAGCCCGATCGCATCCGCGGGCTCGACTGCGGTGCGGACGATTTCCTCAGCAAGCCGATCAGCCAGGAGGAGCTGATGGCGCGCGTGCGCTGCGGCCTGCGGCTGCATGACGCCGCCGAGCGGCTGCGGCTGCTCTCGGCGGATCTGCAGGCCCAGCACAGCCTGATGGAGACCGAGATCCAGGCGGCGGCCCGCTATGTGCAGCAGCTGCTCCCGGTCCGGCTGGAGGGGGATGTGCAGGTGGTGGGCCGCTTCCAGCCCTGCTTCCACCTCGGCGGTGATGCCTACGACTCCTTCTGGGTCGACCGCCACCATCTCGTCCTCTACATCCTTGACGTCTCCGGCCATGGGCTGGCGGCGGCCCTGCCCTCGGTGTCGGTGGTGAATCTGCTGCGCTCCGGCAGCCTGCGCGTGCCCCTCACCCGTCCGGCGGCGGTGCTCTGCGAGCTGAACCGCCGCTTTGAGATGGAGGAGCAGGGCGGCCGCTACTTCACCATCTGGTACGGGGTCTTCGATCGCCGCAGCCGGCTGCTGCGCTACTCCAGCGCGGGTCATCCTCCCGGCCTGCTGCTGCGGGGCGCTCCCCATGTGCAGCCCCTCAGCACCCGCAACCTGCCCGTGGGCCTGCTGGAGAACGCCGAGTACGACGAGGGCCGCTGCCGGATCGAACGGGACTCGCGCCTGCTGCTCTACAGCGACGGCCTCTACGAGTGCGACGCTGAGGACCGGACACCTCTGGGGCTGATCGGACTGGAGGACCTGGCGGCGAGGCTGCCGGAGACCGATCCCGGCCTCGCCCTCGACCACCTGTTCGCTGAGGTGAGCCGGCGCCTTGGGGCCGCTCCGTTCAGCGACGACGCCTCGGCCCTGCTGGCCCGGTTCGCGGGCTGA
- a CDS encoding NAD(P)-dependent alcohol dehydrogenase: protein MEVSVWQSGAPGEPLSRATAHLPEPAEDELVLEVLHCGLCHSDVSMLDNAWGLSSFPLVPGHEVVGRVCAVGPGVNPDLIGQLRGLGWISGSCRHCIRCLGGDANLCGSLESTIVGRQGGFASHVMAHQDWAVPIPDSVAPEDAGPLFCGGVTVFAPLIDEAVSPTARVAVIGIGGLGHLALQFARAWGCEVTALTTTPAKRQEAIGFGAHEVVALADLGGCAGRFDLIINTSNHSLDWAAVIGALAPRGRLHQLGAVLEPIPVAAFDLIATRRSITGSPTSSPASLVKMMEFCGRHGIRPAVEHLPMAELNTAIERLRRGDVRYRFVLDGPA, encoded by the coding sequence ATGGAAGTCAGTGTCTGGCAGAGCGGAGCCCCCGGCGAGCCCCTCTCCCGCGCCACCGCCCACCTGCCGGAACCGGCGGAGGATGAGCTGGTGCTGGAGGTGCTGCACTGCGGCCTTTGCCACAGCGACGTCTCCATGCTGGACAACGCCTGGGGCCTCAGCAGCTTCCCCCTCGTTCCCGGCCACGAAGTGGTCGGCCGGGTCTGCGCGGTGGGGCCGGGCGTGAACCCCGATCTGATCGGCCAGTTGCGGGGGCTGGGCTGGATCTCGGGCAGCTGCCGCCACTGCATCCGCTGCCTCGGTGGGGACGCCAACCTCTGCGGCTCACTCGAATCCACCATCGTCGGTCGGCAGGGCGGATTCGCCAGCCACGTGATGGCCCATCAGGACTGGGCCGTGCCCATTCCCGACTCGGTGGCTCCGGAGGATGCCGGTCCGCTGTTCTGCGGTGGCGTCACCGTCTTCGCCCCTCTGATCGATGAGGCCGTCTCGCCCACGGCGCGGGTCGCGGTGATCGGCATCGGTGGTCTGGGCCATCTGGCGCTCCAGTTCGCCCGCGCCTGGGGTTGCGAGGTCACCGCCCTGACCACCACGCCGGCCAAGCGGCAGGAGGCGATCGGCTTCGGTGCCCATGAGGTGGTCGCCCTGGCGGATCTGGGCGGCTGCGCCGGACGCTTTGATCTGATCATCAACACCAGCAACCACAGCCTCGACTGGGCGGCGGTGATCGGCGCCCTGGCCCCCCGCGGCCGCCTGCATCAGCTCGGCGCCGTGCTGGAGCCCATTCCCGTGGCGGCCTTCGATCTGATCGCCACCCGCCGCTCGATCACGGGCAGCCCCACCTCCTCGCCGGCCAGCCTGGTGAAGATGATGGAGTTCTGCGGGCGCCACGGCATCCGCCCCGCGGTGGAGCACCTGCCGATGGCCGAGCTCAACACGGCGATCGAACGGCTGCGCCGGGGCGATGTGCGCTACCGCTTCGTGCTCGACGGTCCGGCCTGA
- a CDS encoding STAS domain-containing protein: MSADPDPYTIRPPRHLNGDSGADIRMRVEDLLSGEPRDVVIDCSGVEFMDSSGFGCLMAALKLARAHRVALELRHINSQIRTLLELTGTEALFETRPED, translated from the coding sequence ATGTCAGCAGACCCTGATCCGTACACGATCCGTCCGCCGCGCCACCTGAACGGTGATTCGGGCGCCGACATCCGCATGCGGGTGGAGGATCTGCTCAGCGGCGAGCCACGCGATGTGGTGATCGACTGCAGCGGAGTGGAGTTCATGGACAGCAGCGGCTTCGGTTGTCTGATGGCCGCCCTGAAGCTGGCCAGGGCCCATCGGGTGGCCCTGGAGCTGCGCCACATCAACAGTCAGATCCGCACGCTGCTGGAGCTGACCGGCACCGAGGCCCTGTTCGAAACCCGCCCGGAGGACTGA
- a CDS encoding chemotaxis protein CheB: MPEARDPGNDSQRRQRGDAAAPGQGSASPPSTDAQPVGAEGRRTPEQGWDASEPGEAGSGDSVSHLVCIGASAGGLEAIEELLAGLPALSGLAVILAMHVAPDKPTNLPDYLSRKTALEVVLAADGMALRPGALVVAQPGRDLTLNGSTIAFVQPQEGAFSVPSIDRFFHSAASSWAERCIGIVLSGSGSDGAMGLRAIRSGGGLTIVQNPATARFSSMPQSAFAYGGAEWALDAGTIGSALERYLRPDVPDLPEQSDPAQMSREEQQQGERYQEQQQQDDLLLDVTKLILKRRGIDFSQYKRSTLRRQIRRRMVVAGVESLKSYLDLLRDSPDEANELTRNMLVSVTAFFRDPDVFACLAQAMRDLPIVADDDRQMRIWVPGCATGEELYSVAMLASEILGNPPDLGRRLKLFGTDLDEESLTIARRAVYTPDAVQAIPSALRSRYLVSQGYMYRIREDIRDCAVFARHDLSQDPPFPEIDVISCRNTLIYFSNQMQDKIFDTFRFSLVDRGLLILGPSEILRTQSQGLAILNGEHHIYSRYGGSTVRTLRAPAVATKPTNQSPSRSRDQRAQFSTSSQSYGSSFWYAIVAAAVEPSLVLDDRDRVLEVIGDVSAFCQIPPGQLTHSLLRLIRPEWRSAVRGLLVALEGGASCVSSLPLSSGAGRDPVALVLTALPLDGRPFKLLSFRPISAPITFPQSQKTSLDVPQLQLAEEVHRLEEELLETKESQRVYMVELQSANEELEASSEELQASSEELQSSNEELEASNEELQASNQEFACLNEELRERSAQLELANCDLRNIQQALSQGLIILDEMLRIQRFSSLAVRVFALVESDVGSTLMSVPTTVPIHDLERVLLGVVQDQQVVTLECENSKSAYLLRFVPYSTIPANRSGVIVTITDISTIVRLRRTAESTLADLNRVADTLQEGIFKRELEGEGRFVFVSQRFADITGLDGDRLVVDPGLFDGCIHPDDRERVKAQRQNRPSGPVLLNYRFLVTGSREVWMRETATSIAEDGASYLVGTLSDITAEAKKQLHAAELSSVFEMVFNTREFGVMALDQDLTITLANPELGNLSGFALEHLTARPLSLLLSPQDSGPLLAELRHMLTHPAEGAGSRCMPLTCADGSEIWVVLELQCLSTPLPASSIIITVKDVTLLRSTIQDLQHQALEDPLTGACNSKAFHRQLHHDIRRAERSQTPLAVITLDIDSFKAVNDQHGHPAGDAVLAETASRLSRVTRAGFSAVARIGGDEFALSLTGFSSMADLDRALMRLMAELSHPFQLDDARLNLNFSIGVALFPEHAEAKDALIAAADEALYDAKATPGTQYRLFRTDLSDQQSRRQSLSERLAQAVAADRFDLSYQPIVDAATGVTWGLEALLRWRLDDALVPACDFIDVLESHGLLRRLQPLLLRLLTRDLDIIRSAFDDTVQLCVNLLPSQLTAETANAVLVNWPRRNSLRGLAAEITPAAFQSPTAQRCLLLLAEHGVQLSIDDFTTVHGNLIALRDQGPAVLKIDGSRFDLSGTTTADLAMVNALAAYAHACGSLLAVKNIDDANGAAQLRQSEVDLIQGRAICDPLPLGECIRWCQDRSSAG, translated from the coding sequence ATGCCGGAGGCCCGAGATCCTGGGAATGATTCCCAACGCCGGCAACGTGGTGATGCTGCTGCTCCCGGTCAGGGCAGCGCCTCGCCACCATCGACGGATGCTCAGCCAGTCGGGGCCGAAGGGCGCCGGACTCCGGAGCAGGGGTGGGACGCGTCTGAGCCCGGCGAGGCCGGCAGCGGTGATTCCGTCAGCCACCTGGTCTGCATCGGCGCTTCAGCGGGTGGCCTGGAGGCCATCGAGGAGCTTCTGGCGGGCCTGCCAGCGCTCTCCGGCCTGGCCGTGATCCTGGCGATGCATGTCGCCCCGGACAAGCCGACCAACCTGCCGGACTATCTGAGCCGGAAGACCGCGTTGGAGGTCGTGCTGGCGGCCGATGGAATGGCCCTCAGGCCAGGCGCTCTGGTGGTTGCGCAGCCCGGCCGGGATCTCACCCTCAACGGCAGCACGATTGCGTTTGTGCAGCCGCAGGAGGGCGCTTTCTCCGTTCCAAGCATTGACAGGTTCTTCCACTCGGCGGCCAGCAGCTGGGCAGAGCGCTGCATCGGCATCGTTCTCTCCGGCTCTGGCTCGGATGGCGCCATGGGCCTGCGGGCGATCCGCAGCGGTGGTGGCCTGACCATTGTTCAGAACCCGGCAACGGCTCGCTTTTCGTCCATGCCCCAATCAGCGTTCGCCTACGGGGGTGCGGAATGGGCTCTCGATGCCGGGACCATCGGGTCTGCGTTGGAGCGCTATCTCCGGCCTGACGTGCCTGACCTTCCTGAGCAATCAGATCCTGCTCAGATGAGCCGGGAGGAGCAGCAGCAGGGCGAGCGATACCAGGAGCAGCAGCAGCAGGACGACCTTCTGCTTGATGTGACCAAACTGATCCTGAAGCGGCGCGGCATTGATTTCTCTCAGTACAAGCGCTCCACATTGCGTCGCCAGATCCGGCGAAGGATGGTTGTGGCTGGCGTGGAATCTCTGAAGAGCTATCTCGATCTGCTCAGGGATTCCCCGGATGAGGCGAATGAGCTGACACGAAACATGCTGGTCAGTGTGACGGCCTTTTTCCGTGATCCTGATGTGTTTGCCTGCCTCGCTCAGGCAATGCGCGATCTGCCAATTGTGGCTGATGACGACCGGCAGATGCGGATCTGGGTGCCGGGTTGTGCGACGGGGGAAGAGCTGTATTCGGTTGCCATGCTTGCGAGCGAGATCCTTGGCAATCCACCGGATCTCGGCCGCAGGCTCAAGCTGTTCGGTACGGATCTGGATGAGGAGAGTCTCACGATTGCCCGACGCGCGGTCTACACGCCCGATGCAGTGCAGGCCATACCGAGTGCACTTCGCTCGCGCTATCTCGTCTCTCAGGGCTACATGTACCGCATTCGAGAGGACATTCGAGACTGTGCCGTGTTTGCAAGGCACGATCTCTCTCAGGACCCTCCCTTTCCGGAGATTGATGTGATTTCCTGTCGCAATACGCTGATCTATTTCTCAAACCAGATGCAAGACAAAATCTTCGATACGTTCCGGTTCAGCCTGGTTGATCGTGGTCTGCTGATCCTGGGGCCATCGGAAATCCTTCGAACCCAGTCTCAGGGACTCGCCATCCTCAATGGTGAGCACCACATCTATTCCCGCTACGGCGGCTCAACGGTCCGTACACTGCGTGCCCCTGCTGTGGCGACCAAACCCACCAACCAGTCGCCAAGTCGGAGCAGGGACCAGCGCGCGCAATTCTCGACATCGTCCCAGTCCTACGGCAGCAGCTTCTGGTACGCCATCGTTGCCGCGGCGGTGGAGCCATCCCTGGTGCTCGATGACCGGGATCGCGTGCTGGAGGTGATCGGTGATGTGTCCGCCTTCTGCCAGATCCCTCCGGGCCAGTTGACCCATTCCCTGCTCAGGCTCATCAGGCCGGAATGGCGATCTGCTGTACGGGGACTTCTCGTTGCTCTGGAGGGGGGCGCCAGCTGTGTCTCCTCTCTGCCCCTGTCATCCGGAGCCGGCCGTGACCCGGTGGCATTGGTTCTCACGGCGCTTCCGCTGGATGGCAGGCCGTTCAAGCTGTTGAGCTTCCGGCCGATCTCCGCACCGATCACATTCCCCCAGAGTCAGAAGACATCGCTCGACGTGCCTCAGCTGCAACTGGCCGAGGAAGTCCACCGCCTTGAAGAGGAGTTGTTGGAGACGAAGGAATCGCAGCGGGTCTACATGGTGGAGCTCCAGTCTGCCAATGAGGAGCTCGAGGCCTCATCCGAGGAATTGCAGGCCTCATCGGAAGAACTGCAGTCGTCCAACGAAGAGCTGGAAGCCTCGAATGAGGAGCTGCAGGCTTCGAATCAGGAGTTTGCCTGCCTGAATGAAGAACTCCGCGAGCGCAGCGCTCAGCTTGAACTGGCCAACTGCGACCTGCGCAACATTCAGCAAGCGCTCTCTCAGGGGCTGATCATTCTCGATGAGATGCTTCGGATTCAGCGGTTCTCCTCTCTGGCGGTGCGCGTCTTCGCGCTTGTCGAGTCCGATGTCGGCTCAACCTTGATGTCTGTGCCCACAACGGTTCCCATCCATGACCTGGAGCGTGTGCTGTTGGGTGTTGTTCAGGATCAACAGGTTGTCACCCTGGAGTGTGAGAACAGCAAGTCGGCGTATCTGTTGCGCTTTGTTCCGTACAGCACCATCCCGGCGAACCGGAGCGGTGTGATCGTGACCATCACTGACATCTCAACCATTGTGCGCCTGCGCCGAACAGCGGAATCAACACTGGCGGATCTCAACCGAGTTGCGGATACATTGCAGGAAGGCATCTTCAAACGCGAGCTGGAGGGCGAGGGGCGCTTTGTGTTCGTCAGTCAACGCTTTGCGGACATTACTGGCCTTGATGGCGATCGCCTGGTTGTGGATCCCGGCCTGTTTGACGGGTGCATTCATCCTGACGACAGGGAGCGGGTCAAGGCCCAGAGGCAAAATCGGCCGTCAGGGCCGGTCTTGCTGAACTATCGCTTTCTGGTGACTGGCAGCCGTGAGGTCTGGATGAGAGAAACTGCAACGAGCATTGCTGAGGATGGTGCTTCCTACCTCGTGGGCACCCTCTCCGATATCACGGCTGAGGCGAAGAAGCAGTTGCACGCGGCTGAACTGTCCTCCGTCTTCGAGATGGTGTTCAACACCCGTGAGTTCGGTGTGATGGCCCTTGATCAGGATCTGACCATCACATTGGCCAATCCGGAGCTTGGCAACCTCAGCGGCTTTGCATTGGAGCACCTCACGGCGCGGCCCTTGTCCCTGCTGCTGTCACCTCAGGACTCAGGGCCCCTTCTCGCTGAGCTGCGCCACATGCTTACGCATCCTGCCGAAGGCGCTGGTTCACGCTGCATGCCGCTCACATGTGCCGATGGCTCCGAGATCTGGGTCGTTCTGGAGCTGCAGTGTCTGTCAACGCCGCTTCCAGCTTCCTCCATCATCATCACCGTCAAGGATGTCACCCTGCTGCGCTCCACCATCCAGGACCTCCAGCATCAGGCGTTGGAGGATCCACTCACCGGAGCCTGCAACAGCAAGGCCTTTCACCGCCAACTCCACCACGACATCCGGCGAGCCGAGCGCAGTCAGACCCCCCTGGCTGTGATCACGCTCGACATCGACTCATTCAAGGCCGTGAACGACCAGCATGGCCACCCTGCCGGCGATGCCGTGCTGGCTGAGACCGCTTCTCGCCTCAGCCGTGTCACCAGAGCGGGCTTCTCTGCCGTGGCCAGGATCGGCGGCGATGAGTTCGCTCTGTCTTTGACCGGCTTCTCATCGATGGCGGATCTGGATCGCGCCCTGATGCGCCTGATGGCTGAACTCTCCCATCCGTTTCAGCTTGACGATGCCCGGCTCAATCTGAATTTCAGCATCGGCGTGGCTCTGTTCCCCGAGCATGCCGAGGCGAAGGACGCGCTGATCGCCGCTGCCGATGAAGCGCTCTACGACGCCAAGGCCACGCCCGGCACCCAGTACCGGCTCTTCCGAACCGACCTGTCCGATCAGCAGTCCCGGCGGCAGTCGTTGTCCGAGCGTCTCGCTCAGGCTGTGGCTGCCGACCGCTTCGATCTGAGTTATCAGCCCATCGTTGATGCCGCGACGGGAGTGACGTGGGGGCTGGAAGCCCTGTTGCGCTGGCGACTGGACGACGCCCTTGTCCCCGCCTGCGACTTCATCGATGTGCTCGAGTCCCACGGTCTGCTCCGACGCCTGCAGCCGCTGCTGCTGCGTCTGCTCACCCGCGATCTGGACATCATCCGCTCCGCCTTTGATGACACCGTGCAACTCTGCGTGAATCTCCTGCCCAGCCAGCTCACTGCGGAGACGGCCAATGCCGTGCTGGTGAACTGGCCGCGGCGGAATTCCCTCAGAGGCCTCGCTGCGGAGATCACCCCCGCCGCCTTTCAGTCGCCCACGGCGCAACGTTGCCTTCTCCTGCTGGCGGAGCATGGCGTGCAGCTCTCCATCGACGATTTCACAACCGTGCACGGCAACCTGATCGCTCTGCGGGATCAGGGGCCGGCCGTGCTGAAGATCGATGGGTCCCGCTTCGACCTCAGCGGCACCACCACCGCCGACCTGGCCATGGTGAACGCCCTGGCGGCCTACGCCCATGCCTGCGGCTCCCTCCTGGCTGTCAAGAACATCGATGACGCCAACGGCGCCGCTCAGCTTCGCCAGTCCGAGGTGGATCTGATCCAGGGCCGTGCCATCTGTGATCCCCTGCCGCTGGGCGAGTGCATCAGATGGTGCCAGGACCGCTCCAGCGCAGGCTGA
- a CDS encoding AI-2E family transporter, with product MTLPLRPLVTQPRWLRNALLLPLWFLNAWLLLRLMAYLQPFLTIFILAVVVAILVDLPVRRLQRIGLGRGLSLLVVVVAAVLLLTGGAVVLSPLLAGQVRSLMAALPTWVDSAQGLAAWVQSLAALHGGSGAGASLMESLQAQVANLAGSVVGVLPDLFSASVSAGLFLFLTLILTVFLLVGGPSAWDGLMRWLPPWWRQRIGRELPVRIRTFLRGQVILAFGFSVVLALVFTLVGVPYGALFGFLIGMASMLPFMGAIAQVSVSGFLMVNNLSVGITVFVIAFVLGQILDNVIVPRVMGSMVGLNPLWLLFTLFLGAKVAGLPGILLAIPVASTVNVIAEDWMADQIEAASESQETGAEVNEERGGSERSSTGAA from the coding sequence ATGACCCTGCCGCTCCGCCCCCTGGTGACCCAGCCCCGCTGGCTGCGCAATGCCCTGCTGCTGCCGCTCTGGTTCCTCAACGCCTGGCTGCTGCTGCGCCTGATGGCTTATCTCCAGCCCTTCCTCACCATCTTCATCCTGGCGGTGGTGGTGGCGATCCTGGTGGACCTGCCGGTGCGGCGGCTGCAGCGGATCGGCCTCGGGCGGGGCCTCAGCCTGCTGGTGGTGGTGGTGGCGGCCGTGCTGCTGCTGACCGGGGGCGCCGTGGTGCTCAGCCCGCTGCTGGCCGGTCAGGTCCGCAGCCTGATGGCAGCCCTGCCCACCTGGGTGGATTCCGCCCAGGGCCTCGCGGCCTGGGTCCAGTCGCTGGCGGCGCTGCATGGCGGCAGCGGTGCCGGCGCCTCCCTGATGGAGTCGCTGCAGGCCCAGGTGGCCAACCTGGCCGGTTCGGTGGTGGGAGTCCTGCCCGATCTGTTCAGCGCCAGCGTCAGCGCCGGTCTGTTTCTGTTCCTCACCCTGATCCTCACGGTGTTCCTGCTGGTGGGGGGGCCGTCGGCCTGGGACGGCCTGATGCGCTGGCTGCCACCCTGGTGGCGCCAGCGCATCGGCCGGGAACTGCCTGTGCGGATTCGCACCTTCCTGCGGGGGCAGGTGATCCTGGCCTTCGGCTTCAGCGTGGTGCTGGCGCTGGTGTTCACGCTGGTCGGCGTTCCCTACGGCGCCCTGTTCGGCTTTCTGATCGGCATGGCGAGCATGCTCCCCTTCATGGGTGCCATCGCCCAGGTGTCGGTGAGCGGCTTCCTGATGGTGAACAACCTCTCAGTGGGGATCACCGTGTTCGTGATCGCCTTCGTTCTGGGCCAGATCCTCGACAACGTGATCGTGCCGCGCGTGATGGGCAGCATGGTGGGCCTCAATCCCCTCTGGCTGCTCTTCACCCTCTTCCTCGGGGCCAAGGTGGCCGGTCTGCCGGGCATCCTGCTGGCGATTCCCGTGGCCAGCACGGTGAACGTGATCGCCGAGGACTGGATGGCCGATCAGATCGAAGCGGCCTCGGAGAGCCAGGAGACCGGCGCAGAGGTCAATGAGGAGAGGGGAGGATCGGAGCGCTCCAGCACGGGGGCCGCCTGA